One Tessaracoccus lacteus DNA window includes the following coding sequences:
- the glsA gene encoding glutaminase A, with product MAEAHERYRDTAEGQPSQVYPALAAADPGMFGVCVVGVNGAVFTAGDADHPFTIMSVAKPFVFALVCRALGASEARRRVGANATGLPFNSAAAVERSPDGRTNPMVNPGAMTATSLVPGDGEAKWTAIVDGLSAFAGRELEVDEETYASASATNHVNRAAANLLHSRGVLGADPDLALDLYTRQSCLRVTARDLATMGATLADGGVNPVTGVRVLDEDLCHPVLAVMLTAGLYETSGDWLYEVGLPGKSGIGGGIVTISPGKGGLATFAPPLDEAGNSVKGQLVARHLARGLGLDLLQSRAEPDTAAAETGRGSA from the coding sequence GTGGCCGAGGCGCACGAGCGGTACCGCGACACCGCGGAGGGGCAGCCCTCCCAGGTGTACCCGGCGCTCGCCGCCGCAGACCCGGGCATGTTCGGGGTGTGCGTGGTGGGCGTCAACGGCGCGGTCTTCACGGCGGGGGACGCGGACCATCCGTTCACCATCATGAGCGTGGCCAAGCCCTTCGTCTTCGCGCTCGTGTGCCGCGCGCTGGGGGCCTCGGAGGCCCGTCGACGGGTGGGCGCCAACGCCACCGGCCTGCCGTTCAACTCCGCCGCCGCCGTCGAACGCTCACCCGACGGCCGGACCAACCCGATGGTCAACCCAGGGGCCATGACCGCCACCAGCCTGGTGCCCGGCGATGGCGAGGCGAAGTGGACCGCCATCGTCGACGGGCTGTCAGCCTTCGCGGGGCGTGAGCTGGAGGTGGACGAGGAGACCTACGCGTCGGCGTCGGCCACCAATCACGTCAACCGGGCGGCGGCCAACCTGCTGCACAGCCGGGGCGTGCTGGGCGCGGACCCGGACCTCGCCCTGGACCTGTACACCCGCCAGAGCTGCCTCCGGGTTACGGCTAGGGACCTGGCCACCATGGGCGCCACGCTGGCCGACGGCGGGGTCAACCCGGTCACGGGCGTCCGGGTGCTCGACGAGGACCTCTGCCACCCGGTGCTCGCGGTGATGCTGACGGCGGGGCTCTACGAGACCTCGGGGGACTGGCTGTACGAGGTGGGCCTGCCGGGCAAGAGCGGCATCGGCGGCGGGATTGTCACCATCTCCCCGGGCAAGGGCGGCCTGGCCACGTTCGCGCCGCCGCTCGACGAGGCCGGCAACAGCGTCAAGGGCCAACTGGTGGCGCGCCACCTCGCCAGGGGTCTGGGGCTGGACCTGCTGCAGTCTCGGGCCGAGCCGGACACCGCCGCCGCCGAGACCGGCCGGGGAAGCGCCTGA
- a CDS encoding DMT family transporter, which yields MEQNIPLAIALTVVTTVFFAAAATVQHTVVGEQSDGEGHDTSLSGGQLWALVRSPRWWLGMVLNGVGAIISVVALLMAPVSVVQPLAILAVPWTVLLASRIHGHRLPLRLWGAVGLAVAGTIWFAVVAVQHAVEEDVFDDAYLVGGALAGFAVAGGLAVVGWRGPQRWRCFAWASASATIFGLEAGLMKAVGEIVADGEWAQSATFWTLAVMMVVGSLAATAFMQQGYANGPAETVVGAMNAFGPIAAVVFGFVVLGEGAEVTPSAAAMMVAAAGLAVTGVVLLSRFHPATSSAQVAADPPG from the coding sequence ATGGAGCAGAACATCCCCCTGGCCATAGCGCTGACCGTGGTCACCACTGTTTTCTTCGCGGCCGCTGCCACCGTCCAGCACACGGTGGTCGGCGAGCAGTCGGACGGCGAAGGCCACGACACGAGCCTGAGCGGCGGGCAGCTGTGGGCGCTGGTGCGCTCCCCGCGTTGGTGGCTCGGCATGGTGCTCAACGGCGTGGGCGCGATCATCTCGGTGGTGGCGCTGCTGATGGCGCCGGTCAGCGTGGTGCAGCCCCTGGCCATCCTGGCGGTGCCGTGGACGGTGCTGCTCGCCAGCCGCATCCACGGGCACAGGCTCCCGCTGAGGCTGTGGGGTGCCGTCGGCCTCGCGGTGGCCGGAACCATCTGGTTCGCCGTGGTGGCGGTGCAGCACGCCGTCGAGGAGGACGTGTTCGACGACGCCTACCTCGTGGGCGGAGCCCTCGCCGGTTTCGCCGTGGCAGGCGGGCTCGCCGTGGTGGGTTGGCGCGGCCCGCAGCGGTGGCGCTGCTTTGCGTGGGCCTCGGCAAGCGCCACGATCTTCGGCCTGGAGGCCGGGCTGATGAAGGCGGTCGGGGAGATCGTCGCCGACGGCGAGTGGGCGCAGTCCGCGACCTTCTGGACGCTGGCCGTGATGATGGTGGTGGGCTCGCTGGCCGCGACCGCCTTCATGCAGCAGGGCTACGCCAACGGCCCGGCCGAGACGGTGGTGGGCGCCATGAACGCCTTCGGGCCCATCGCGGCGGTGGTGTTCGGCTTCGTGGTCCTCGGCGAGGGGGCGGAGGTGACGCCGTCGGCGGCGGCGATGATGGTGGCCGCGGCGGGCCTGGCGGTGACCGGCGTGGTCTTGCTGTCGCGGTTCCATCCGGCCACCTCGTCGGCGCAGGTCGCGGCCGACCCTCCCGGCTGA
- a CDS encoding AbgT family transporter, with protein MTAKPVEDMESAPGGLLGAVERIGNKVPHPVLMFGYLILLVIVLSWGLSLAGVSVTEQVAVPIAEGAPDYDYYEDTTQPGLAPGTPPYDEDWTIVEETIPIKSLLSVEGIRFIFSSFVSNFAGFGVVAVTFIAMMGAGVAEESGLLGSLIRKLVGAAPKWALTFILILVGVVSSVASDAGYLILIPLAAAAFASVGRHPLAGLASGFAGVAAIFMVNISLTPTDAMITEIANESLALAGGEPITIVANYYFMVASSLVMAMVAAVITEKIVEPRLGPWTPEPGAVVHSDAGDIPADADKRGSRFALIGFLIVMAIVSLATFLPGAPLRDPETGNIIGNTPFMDSLLFIIMLAFLVSGVAYGAGAGTIKGSSDVIKAITKTFAGLGGMVLMLLMISQFIAYFNWTNLPRVIAGSLAELLEQANIGAIPLLIGFVLVIVLLDFIMPGALPKWAIFAPIFVPLFMRLGVAPQTLLAAYRVADSPVNALTPLMVYLPFIVTIAQRYTKKAGIGTVVALMLPYSVILLVVWTVMFIAWFALGIPLGPGYPPSVP; from the coding sequence ATGACCGCGAAGCCAGTGGAGGACATGGAGTCGGCACCCGGAGGGTTGCTCGGTGCGGTGGAACGCATCGGCAACAAGGTGCCGCACCCGGTGCTCATGTTCGGGTACCTGATCCTGCTCGTCATCGTGCTGTCGTGGGGGTTGAGCCTCGCGGGCGTGAGCGTTACCGAGCAGGTGGCCGTGCCCATCGCCGAGGGCGCCCCCGATTACGACTACTACGAGGACACCACCCAGCCCGGGCTTGCGCCCGGCACGCCCCCCTATGACGAGGACTGGACCATCGTCGAGGAGACCATTCCCATCAAGAGCCTGCTCTCGGTGGAGGGCATCCGGTTCATCTTCTCCTCCTTCGTGAGCAACTTCGCCGGGTTCGGCGTCGTCGCGGTGACGTTCATCGCCATGATGGGCGCAGGCGTCGCGGAGGAGTCCGGGCTCCTGGGGTCACTGATCCGCAAGCTGGTGGGCGCCGCCCCGAAGTGGGCCCTGACGTTCATCCTCATCCTGGTGGGTGTGGTGTCGTCGGTGGCCTCGGACGCCGGGTACCTCATCCTCATCCCGTTGGCGGCGGCGGCGTTCGCCAGCGTCGGTAGACATCCCCTGGCGGGCTTGGCCTCGGGGTTCGCGGGTGTCGCGGCCATCTTCATGGTCAACATCTCGTTGACTCCCACCGATGCGATGATCACGGAGATCGCGAACGAGTCACTCGCGCTGGCAGGCGGCGAACCCATCACCATCGTGGCCAATTATTACTTCATGGTGGCGTCGTCCCTTGTCATGGCCATGGTGGCCGCGGTCATCACCGAGAAGATCGTCGAGCCGAGGCTGGGGCCCTGGACGCCCGAGCCTGGGGCAGTCGTCCACTCCGACGCGGGCGACATCCCGGCGGACGCGGACAAGCGCGGCAGCCGGTTCGCCCTCATCGGATTCCTGATCGTGATGGCCATCGTGTCCCTGGCCACGTTCCTGCCCGGCGCCCCCCTGCGGGACCCCGAGACCGGAAACATCATCGGCAACACGCCGTTCATGGACAGCCTGCTGTTCATCATCATGCTGGCCTTCCTCGTCTCCGGCGTGGCCTACGGGGCGGGCGCAGGCACCATCAAGGGCAGCTCGGACGTGATCAAGGCCATCACCAAGACGTTCGCCGGCCTCGGTGGCATGGTGCTGATGCTGCTGATGATCAGCCAGTTCATCGCCTACTTCAACTGGACCAACCTGCCGCGCGTCATCGCCGGCTCGCTGGCGGAGCTGCTGGAGCAGGCCAACATCGGCGCCATCCCGCTGCTCATCGGGTTCGTGCTGGTGATCGTGCTGCTGGACTTCATCATGCCCGGGGCGCTGCCCAAGTGGGCCATCTTCGCGCCCATCTTCGTGCCGCTCTTCATGCGTCTCGGTGTGGCCCCGCAGACCCTGCTCGCGGCTTACCGCGTCGCGGATTCGCCCGTCAACGCACTCACGCCGCTCATGGTCTACCTGCCCTTCATCGTCACCATCGCCCAGCGCTACACGAAGAAGGCCGGCATCGGGACGGTGGTGGCGCTCATGCTGCCCTACTCCGTGATCCTGCTGGTGGTGTGGACCGTCATGTTCATCGCATGGTTCGCGTTGGGCATCCCGCTCGGGCCGGGCTACCCGCCGAGCGTCCCGTGA
- a CDS encoding peroxiredoxin family protein — translation MTTTNPAPSRREQLKARQEAETRRDTKRRTWSRIIGGVVTLIVVVVGYGLWTAIPEQGDTQRLAPDFTLTTTAGATVTLSDLRPSPVLIYFNEGAGCASCTMQMAEIEKNPGFAEAGIQVLPIVMNSAEQILPDMQQFGVTTPYLLDDGTVSKAYDVLDKGMHPGMPGHGFVLIDGEGVQRWYGNYPSMWLDPQELLDEVTTRLR, via the coding sequence ATGACCACCACGAACCCCGCACCCTCACGGCGCGAGCAACTCAAAGCCCGCCAGGAGGCCGAGACGCGCCGCGACACGAAGCGCCGCACGTGGAGCCGGATCATCGGCGGAGTAGTGACCCTGATCGTCGTCGTCGTCGGCTACGGGCTGTGGACCGCCATCCCAGAACAAGGCGACACCCAGCGCCTCGCCCCCGACTTCACCCTCACCACCACAGCCGGCGCCACGGTCACCCTCAGCGACCTACGACCCAGCCCGGTGCTCATCTACTTCAACGAAGGCGCCGGCTGCGCCTCCTGCACCATGCAGATGGCCGAGATCGAGAAGAACCCCGGCTTCGCCGAGGCCGGCATCCAGGTTTTGCCAATCGTCATGAACAGCGCCGAGCAGATCCTGCCCGACATGCAGCAGTTCGGCGTCACCACCCCCTACCTCCTCGACGACGGCACCGTGTCCAAGGCCTACGACGTCCTCGACAAGGGCATGCACCCCGGGATGCCCGGACACGGCTTCGTCCTCATCGACGGCGAGGGCGTCCAGCGCTGGTACGGCAACTACCCCTCCATGTGGCTCGACCCCCAGGAACTCCTCGACGAAGTCACTACGCGACTGCGGTGA
- a CDS encoding META domain-containing protein — protein MAKALWTTAVVAMSLLLASCASATPAAPPSSGDLVGVTWLLENLAGEAPVDGSPVTVHFADDGALFGSGGCNRFSGTYEIDGGTLTVGDALPSTMMACADDVMALESAFFTALTSARGFAVEDETLTLNDESGAALGTLAAQSQDLADTTWNITAYNDGVSAVVSVLEGAEANLTFADDGTISGTGGCNRVLGSYTAGDGTISFGILASTQMFCGADGVMDQEAAVIAALESAATFSIEGDMLEMRTADDAIAVQLTRA, from the coding sequence ATGGCGAAGGCACTCTGGACGACGGCGGTGGTGGCGATGTCGCTGCTGCTCGCCTCGTGCGCATCCGCGACCCCTGCCGCCCCACCCTCGTCGGGGGACCTCGTGGGCGTCACCTGGCTGCTGGAGAATCTCGCCGGCGAGGCCCCCGTGGACGGTTCCCCGGTCACGGTCCACTTCGCGGACGACGGCGCCCTCTTCGGCTCGGGCGGCTGCAACCGATTCTCGGGCACCTACGAGATCGACGGAGGCACCCTCACCGTCGGGGACGCGCTCCCCTCCACCATGATGGCCTGCGCCGACGACGTGATGGCGCTCGAGTCCGCCTTCTTCACCGCACTCACCAGCGCCCGCGGGTTCGCCGTCGAGGACGAGACGCTGACCCTCAACGACGAGAGCGGCGCGGCCCTGGGCACCCTAGCAGCCCAGTCGCAGGACCTGGCCGACACCACCTGGAACATCACCGCCTACAACGACGGCGTCTCCGCCGTCGTGAGCGTCCTCGAGGGCGCCGAGGCCAACCTCACGTTCGCCGACGACGGCACCATCTCCGGTACCGGCGGCTGCAACCGGGTGCTCGGCAGCTACACCGCCGGCGACGGCACCATCTCGTTCGGCATCCTCGCCAGCACCCAGATGTTCTGCGGCGCAGATGGTGTCATGGACCAGGAGGCGGCCGTCATCGCGGCCCTGGAGAGTGCCGCGACCTTCAGCATCGAGGGCGACATGCTCGAGATGCGCACCGCCGACGACGCCATCGCCGTCCAGTTGACCCGCGCCTGA
- a CDS encoding flavodoxin family protein — protein MKAVVVYESLWGNTAAVARAVAEGIGEGAVALPTKDAGADDLAGADLIVAGGPVFAFHLSSERTRHDIAEHPEPGAPAPDLSGPSIRDWLDALPSGTAAFASFDTEVRGPFGKGAPTIAKELEEKGYRRVAKPEGFIVQGKYGPLKDGELDRARRWGASLRAAL, from the coding sequence ATGAAGGCCGTTGTTGTCTACGAGTCACTGTGGGGAAACACCGCGGCCGTCGCGCGTGCCGTGGCGGAGGGGATCGGTGAGGGCGCCGTCGCGCTGCCCACCAAGGACGCCGGGGCCGACGACCTTGCAGGGGCGGACCTGATCGTGGCGGGCGGGCCGGTGTTCGCCTTCCACCTCTCCTCGGAGCGGACGCGGCACGACATCGCCGAGCACCCCGAGCCGGGCGCCCCCGCACCTGACCTCAGCGGGCCGTCGATCCGCGACTGGCTGGACGCGCTGCCCTCCGGCACGGCCGCGTTCGCCTCCTTCGACACCGAGGTCCGCGGTCCCTTCGGCAAAGGCGCGCCCACCATCGCGAAGGAACTCGAGGAGAAGGGCTACCGGAGGGTGGCCAAGCCGGAGGGGTTCATCGTTCAGGGCAAGTACGGCCCGCTCAAGGACGGCGAGCTGGACCGTGCCCGACGGTGGGGCGCGTCCCTGCGCGCGGCGCTGTAG
- a CDS encoding cytochrome c biogenesis CcdA family protein translates to MGADLLSAGGILAAFLAGGVALFAPCCIVFLAPSYLAAAAKNRRWRLIPLTFVFAAGLAAVLVPITMGVSLIAGAIAKYHVVLYWAGGLLMIGLGLLTLSGAMWSMPSFLRAPDTARGDTATFFSLGVFSGIASSCCAPVLAGVMTLSALSGSPVGGLVLGLTYVFGMVIPLFVMALLWDKRPERMRSLRAKPIRINLGRFTLATNSVNLLVAVGFVIMGILVIGQAGATEMTGADAPLVGMGAWLSEVFAWLIAITAPIPEAVLGLALLALVAVFVIATLRDRRHAKPTAAVHDCCDTQPTPTPAPEGASAPTTLSQEPR, encoded by the coding sequence ATGGGTGCCGACTTGCTCAGCGCGGGAGGGATCCTGGCGGCGTTCCTCGCCGGCGGCGTCGCGCTGTTCGCCCCGTGCTGCATCGTCTTCCTCGCCCCCAGCTATCTGGCCGCGGCGGCGAAGAACCGCCGTTGGCGCCTGATCCCGCTGACCTTCGTGTTCGCCGCCGGCCTGGCAGCGGTCCTGGTCCCGATCACCATGGGGGTCAGCCTGATCGCCGGCGCCATTGCCAAGTACCACGTGGTTCTCTACTGGGCCGGCGGCCTGTTGATGATCGGACTCGGCCTGTTGACGTTGTCGGGGGCGATGTGGTCGATGCCGTCGTTCCTCCGGGCGCCTGACACCGCACGCGGGGACACTGCCACCTTCTTCAGCCTCGGCGTGTTTTCCGGCATCGCCTCCAGTTGCTGCGCGCCGGTCCTGGCGGGCGTGATGACCCTGTCGGCGCTGTCCGGCTCGCCCGTCGGTGGGCTGGTGCTCGGTCTGACCTACGTGTTCGGGATGGTGATCCCGTTGTTCGTGATGGCACTGCTGTGGGACAAGCGACCCGAGCGGATGCGCAGCCTCCGCGCCAAGCCCATCCGGATCAACCTGGGCCGCTTCACGCTGGCCACCAACAGCGTCAACCTGCTGGTCGCCGTCGGGTTCGTGATCATGGGCATCCTCGTGATCGGCCAAGCCGGCGCCACCGAGATGACCGGCGCCGACGCCCCGCTGGTCGGCATGGGCGCCTGGCTCTCCGAGGTCTTCGCGTGGCTGATCGCGATCACCGCCCCTATCCCCGAGGCCGTCCTCGGACTGGCACTGCTCGCGCTGGTGGCCGTGTTCGTCATCGCCACCCTTCGCGACCGCCGACACGCCAAGCCCACCGCCGCCGTCCATGACTGCTGCGACACCCAACCAACACCGACCCCCGCGCCCGAAGGAGCCAGCGCTCCGACGACACTCTCCCAGGAGCCACGATGA
- a CDS encoding glutaredoxin yields the protein MNEIPASAPPTAPTEVVNVTLVTTPACHFCDDAHQRLHALERAGLLRLTAVPAESPQGEALIAEHRPGSFPLTLVAGRYFHAGRIPRGKLARLVDRLGAR from the coding sequence GTGAACGAGATTCCGGCATCAGCACCGCCGACCGCCCCGACCGAGGTGGTCAACGTCACCTTGGTGACCACCCCCGCCTGTCACTTCTGCGACGACGCCCATCAACGCCTCCACGCTCTGGAACGTGCAGGATTGTTGCGGCTGACGGCAGTGCCGGCGGAGTCACCGCAAGGTGAGGCGCTGATCGCCGAGCACCGCCCTGGGAGTTTCCCGCTGACCCTGGTGGCGGGCAGGTACTTCCACGCCGGCCGCATTCCGCGAGGCAAGCTGGCGCGGCTCGTCGACCGCCTCGGTGCCCGCTGA
- a CDS encoding response regulator transcription factor — translation MAEPRRSSVLVIDDERPLAGIVASYLNKAGFDTALAYTGPDGVSSAQDLDPDVIILDLGLPGIDGIEVCRQIRLFSDCYILMLTARADEVDKLIGLSVGADDYLTKPFSPRELIARVNTVLRRPRRQTHGTQLTAPREFGRLRVDAEGRDVWVDDQQVGLTRTEFDILDALSARPNVALSRRQIIDSVWGPGWVGDDHVVDVHVANLRKKLDDPPAEPCYILTVRGVGYRMGPGA, via the coding sequence ATGGCTGAGCCCCGCAGGTCGAGTGTGTTGGTGATCGACGACGAGCGCCCGCTGGCAGGGATCGTCGCCTCCTACCTCAACAAGGCAGGCTTCGACACCGCCCTGGCCTACACCGGCCCAGACGGCGTCTCCTCGGCGCAAGACCTGGACCCCGACGTCATCATCCTTGACCTGGGCCTACCCGGCATCGACGGCATCGAGGTGTGCCGCCAGATCCGGCTGTTCTCCGACTGCTACATCCTGATGCTGACCGCCCGCGCCGACGAGGTCGACAAACTGATCGGCTTGTCGGTGGGCGCCGACGACTACCTGACCAAGCCGTTCAGCCCCCGCGAGCTCATCGCCCGCGTCAACACCGTGCTGAGACGCCCGCGCCGCCAGACCCACGGCACACAACTGACCGCGCCGCGCGAGTTCGGGCGGCTGCGGGTGGACGCGGAAGGCCGCGACGTGTGGGTCGACGACCAGCAGGTGGGGCTCACCCGCACCGAGTTCGACATCCTCGACGCACTCTCAGCCCGACCCAACGTGGCGCTGAGCAGGCGGCAGATTATCGACTCGGTGTGGGGCCCGGGCTGGGTCGGCGATGATCACGTCGTCGACGTGCATGTGGCAAATCTCCGCAAGAAGCTCGACGACCCGCCCGCGGAACCGTGCTACATCCTCACCGTCCGCGGAGTCGGCTACCGGATGGGACCAGGAGCATGA
- a CDS encoding IS256 family transposase: MEVEDQVTATGTPPLVDKDLVAQLVGDAQRLGLSVEGEGGLLAQLTKLVLESALEGEMTAHLGYDKHERVEGSDNARNGTRSKTVLTKAGPVEIAVPRDRAGSFEPVVVAKRQRRLGAIEDVVLSLSARGLTHGDIAAHLADVYGSEVSKTTISTITDKVLDSMGEWQNRPLDPVYPVVFIDAIHVKVRDGQVANRPIYVALAVTVDGNRDILGLWAGDGGEGAKYWQQVLTEIKNRGVADVLMLVCDGLKGLPESVGNVWPQTIVQTCVVHLIRGSFRYAARQDWDKLARALRPIYTADTVAAAEDRFLEFTEVWGAKYPAIVRLWENAWPEFVPFLQFDKEIRRIVCTTNAIESVNARIRKAVKARGHFPNEQAALKCVYLAVMALDPTGKGRARWTQRWKGALNAFEITFDGRLSAGRRY; encoded by the coding sequence ATGGAGGTCGAGGACCAGGTGACGGCGACGGGAACGCCCCCGCTGGTGGACAAGGATTTGGTGGCGCAGCTCGTGGGCGACGCGCAGCGGCTGGGGCTGTCCGTGGAGGGCGAGGGCGGGCTGCTGGCTCAGCTGACCAAGCTGGTCCTGGAGTCGGCCCTGGAGGGCGAGATGACCGCGCATCTGGGCTATGACAAGCACGAGCGGGTCGAGGGCAGCGACAACGCTCGTAACGGGACGCGGTCGAAGACGGTGCTGACGAAGGCCGGCCCGGTCGAGATCGCTGTGCCTCGGGATCGGGCCGGGTCGTTTGAGCCGGTCGTGGTGGCGAAGCGGCAACGGCGTTTGGGGGCGATCGAGGACGTGGTGTTGTCGCTGTCGGCTCGCGGGCTGACCCATGGCGACATCGCGGCGCATCTGGCCGATGTTTATGGCTCTGAGGTGTCGAAGACCACGATCTCGACGATCACCGACAAGGTCCTGGACTCGATGGGCGAGTGGCAGAACCGACCACTGGACCCGGTGTATCCGGTGGTGTTCATCGACGCGATTCATGTGAAGGTCCGCGACGGGCAGGTCGCGAACCGGCCGATCTACGTCGCGTTGGCGGTCACTGTCGACGGGAACCGCGACATCCTCGGGCTGTGGGCCGGGGACGGCGGCGAGGGCGCGAAGTACTGGCAGCAGGTGTTGACCGAGATCAAGAACCGTGGCGTCGCCGACGTGTTGATGCTGGTGTGCGACGGCCTGAAGGGGTTGCCCGAGTCGGTGGGCAACGTGTGGCCGCAAACGATCGTGCAGACCTGCGTGGTGCACCTGATTCGCGGGTCGTTCCGTTACGCGGCAAGGCAGGACTGGGACAAGCTGGCCCGCGCGCTGCGGCCGATCTACACCGCCGACACCGTCGCCGCGGCCGAGGACCGGTTCCTGGAGTTCACCGAAGTATGGGGCGCTAAGTACCCGGCGATCGTGCGTTTGTGGGAGAACGCGTGGCCGGAGTTCGTGCCATTCCTGCAGTTCGACAAAGAGATCCGCCGGATCGTGTGCACCACCAACGCGATCGAGTCGGTCAACGCCAGGATCCGCAAGGCCGTCAAGGCCCGCGGGCACTTCCCCAACGAGCAGGCCGCACTCAAGTGCGTCTACCTCGCTGTGATGGCGCTGGACCCCACAGGCAAGGGACGAGCACGTTGGACACAGCGCTGGAAGGGCGCCCTCAACGCGTTCGAGATCACCTTCGACGGACGGCTCTCCGCCGGCCGCCGATACTGA
- a CDS encoding leucyl aminopeptidase family protein — MTHAAPYPPFSLPTRELAVTVGELPDGIDAAAHIVFSGEQPPAASGISAERAASLGFDAAVGKTLVLVGPDGPLTVLVGGGDRSTADATVLRDVVSHFARAVPGQDRLAVVLPQTSTSVSDTVVAAIEGAALARYVYRIGEDGPDAKLSALALVCDEGAVAEAEAAVVRGLLLVKATKLARDLAGTPGGMLTATKLGEIALEMGPDAGLEVQVFGEEELVELGCGGLLGINLGSVEPPAMIKLVYRPEGEPTGKLALVGKGIMYDAGGLALKPGDEVHAVMKNDMAGAGAILAAMTVLKDLGCQAQVTGYLMCTDNMPSGSALRLGDIVAMRGGKTVEVINTDAEGRMVMGDALVLATEEPVDAIVDIATLTGAALRTLGTDIAAVLGNNEALMNQVKASAERVDEPVWELPLANRYRPELDSTLADLRNMGGANAGTITAALFLQEFVAGKPWVHIDIAGTAQSWTASKWRNKGTTGFGTRLLIDLALNFKA; from the coding sequence ATGACCCACGCAGCCCCGTACCCCCCGTTCTCCCTCCCCACCCGTGAGCTGGCGGTCACCGTCGGCGAGTTGCCCGACGGCATCGACGCGGCCGCTCACATCGTCTTCTCCGGCGAGCAGCCCCCGGCGGCCAGCGGCATCTCGGCCGAGCGCGCCGCCTCGCTGGGCTTCGACGCCGCCGTCGGCAAGACCCTGGTCCTCGTCGGCCCCGACGGCCCGCTCACCGTGTTGGTCGGCGGCGGCGACCGCAGCACCGCGGACGCCACCGTTCTGCGAGACGTGGTGTCCCACTTCGCCCGCGCCGTCCCCGGCCAGGACCGGCTCGCCGTCGTTCTTCCGCAGACCTCCACGAGCGTGTCGGACACGGTGGTGGCGGCCATCGAGGGCGCCGCCCTGGCGCGCTACGTCTATCGCATCGGTGAGGACGGCCCGGACGCGAAGCTCAGCGCGTTGGCGCTGGTCTGCGACGAGGGGGCGGTCGCGGAGGCCGAGGCCGCCGTCGTCCGCGGTTTGCTGCTGGTCAAGGCCACCAAGCTGGCCCGCGACCTCGCCGGCACCCCCGGCGGCATGCTGACCGCCACCAAGCTCGGAGAGATCGCCCTCGAGATGGGCCCCGACGCCGGCCTCGAGGTGCAGGTCTTCGGCGAGGAGGAACTCGTCGAGCTCGGCTGCGGCGGCCTGCTGGGGATCAACCTCGGCAGCGTCGAGCCGCCGGCCATGATCAAGCTCGTCTACCGCCCCGAGGGTGAGCCCACCGGCAAGCTGGCACTCGTCGGCAAGGGCATCATGTACGACGCGGGTGGCCTGGCCCTCAAGCCCGGGGACGAGGTGCACGCCGTGATGAAGAACGACATGGCCGGCGCCGGTGCCATCCTCGCCGCCATGACGGTGCTGAAGGACCTCGGCTGCCAGGCTCAGGTGACCGGCTACCTGATGTGCACCGACAACATGCCGTCGGGCTCCGCGCTGCGGCTGGGCGACATCGTGGCCATGCGCGGCGGCAAGACGGTCGAGGTGATCAACACCGACGCCGAGGGCCGCATGGTCATGGGCGACGCCCTGGTGCTCGCCACCGAGGAGCCGGTGGACGCCATCGTCGACATCGCCACCCTCACCGGCGCGGCGCTGCGCACCCTCGGCACCGACATCGCGGCCGTGCTGGGCAACAACGAAGCTCTGATGAACCAGGTGAAGGCCTCCGCCGAGCGGGTCGACGAGCCGGTGTGGGAGCTGCCGCTGGCCAACCGCTACCGGCCCGAGCTGGACTCGACGCTCGCCGACCTGCGCAACATGGGCGGCGCGAACGCGGGCACCATCACGGCGGCCCTGTTCCTGCAGGAGTTCGTCGCGGGTAAGCCGTGGGTGCACATCGACATCGCCGGCACCGCGCAGTCCTGGACCGCAAGCAAGTGGCGCAACAAGGGCACCACCGGCTTCGGCACGCGTCTGCTGATCGACCTGGCCCTGAACTTCAAGGCCTGA